The nucleotide sequence CAATAATAGTTACGCCAAAAGGATTAACTAAAATAAATTTAACTATTATTGGTTTGTTAAATGCAATTACTGGAATAAGTATTAGTAAGTTAGATAACAATTTAAACTTAAGATTGGAAGATTTACAATTAACAAATAGAGTAGTTTCAAAAGAATTATTAAGTTCTTATTTAAAAGATAATTCCTTTGAAATAACTTTACCAGTTGTACCAATAACTAATAATGATATCATTCAAAATCCTGTAGAGTACTGGATTAAAGAACAAAAGCATTTACTTTTGATTGGTGGAACTGGAGACGGTAAAAGTTACGCTACTAAACTATTTGTTTCTTCCATTCAAAATGATTTTGAGATAATTGCTTACGATGTTGACTATGCGATTGGTGATTATTCAGATGATGTAAAAGTTAAATACACTTACCAGCATATTGAAACTGCTATAGCTGAAGATATAGAGGAATTAGAGGAACGTATAGCAGAAAGAAGGGTACAAGGTAAGAACTATAATCCAGATAAAAAGTTCATTATTGCTGAGGAACTACCAGCACTCGTAAGTGAAATTGATGATATGGGCATCTGGATGAGGAAGTTAAGTAAACGCGGTCGTAAAGTTGGTTTATTCATTTGTGCGATCGCTCAAAATGATACTGCTGAAAACCTTGGTTTAAAAGGTGATGTTGGCATTAGGGATTCTAATTTTGTAAGGTTATACCTTGGTAAAAAAGCAATAGCGCGAGCCAAACAGCTTAAGAATGAAGCACTTATTTATTGGTTAGAAGAAACTAAACATGGTAGAGCATTGATAAATGATTTACCTTGCACTATTCCAGCATTGCCTACGCTAATAGCTTCCACATCACTTGTTAATGCTGAACTGATAGATACCTCTAAAACGGCTGAAAGTGCTGCTATAAGTGGGATTTCAGCGGTAGAAGTACCAATTTTTGATGCCCAAATTAGTGATTTTAGCGAAGAAAAAAGGATTGCGATCGCACGTAAATTAAAAGACGATGGATACAGTAAAACCAAAATCATCAAGTTGCTGTGGGATATAGAAGGTGGAACCCGATTTACAGAATTAAGTCGGTTAATTGAAGAAAAGTAAGCTTGAAAACTAAAATCAGCGACTAAATATTGAAAGAGTGCCTCTGACCTAGTGAATGTTGGTTGGGGCACTACTTTTTTTAGTGTCCCCAATTCAGGCGATCGGTAAACTGGGGATATTTTATTTCTTACTCAAGTAGCTGCATCAAATCTCGTATCAACCCACTAGCGCTATTGGGTTGATATCCTTTTTCTTTATTCCGTATTTTTTCAGCAAGTACCTCCAATTTATCAGCAATGTCAATTTTAAATTGCAGTAATTGTTGAATATCAAGGCTTTCAGGTACTCTTACAACCTTAGTAGGTTCTTTTTTAAGTGTTGATTCATATCCAGGTTTTCTACCTGCACCAGGGCGTGTACCGCCTCTTTTATCTCGCTTTGGAGTATCCACTATCTAAGTCACCCTATCTGATTAACCTGTTACAACTTAATCATAAGTTTTTGATTAAATCGTTACAACCTAATCAAAGTAAAGATTTGATGAATTTATGTCATCGTCACATTTTAACGCCCGTTAATGTGTGACAGTAATAGTAGAGATTAAGGTTTAAAAAGATGGTGCGTAGTAAAGTTGTAACTAATGCAGTCAGTATATATTTGAGAGTATCCACAGAGGAACAAAGTAAATCTGGCTTAGGAATTGAAGCACAATTGGAATTATGTAAATCAGTTTGCGAAAGATTTAACTATGAGATTGCAGGCGTATTCACAGAATTAGGGGTTAGTGGTAAAACTCAACCATTAGAACGCCCTCAGTTTCAATCTGCGATCGCATTAGCTAAGAAAACTAAAGGACGTATTATGGTTGCAAAACTTGACAGATTAAGTCGGAACTTACATCAAGCAACAGGTTTTTTAGATAATGTTTATGATTGTCCTGAAATTCTAATTGCGGAAAATCCGACAGCTTCAATGCTGGAACTAAGATTAAAAGCGTTAATTGCACAAGAAGAACGTGACATGATATCTGCTAGAACCAAAGCAGCATTAGAAGCAAGGAAGGCGAGAGGTGAAATATCTAACGGTACTGTTGGTAGAAAAGTACATGTCGAAAAAGCAACAGCAGCTACTAAAGATGCGGTTACAAGAGCTAAAGAATTAAAGAGTCAAGGTTACAGTTATCAAAAAATAGCAGATGTTCTTAATGTTGAAGGTTTTACTACTAGCAGTGGCGGTAGCTGGCATAAACAATCAATTCATAGATGGTTGAATAAACAATAGTCCAAGAACGCCTATTCCTCTATACTCATTATAGAAAAGGTTGCAAACTCAAATTTTGAGACTTGTTTAATGAAAATAGATTTAGATTGGCTTAATCGAATTGGAATTATTCTTAACTTTTTTGCAGGTTTTTTATTAGCACCTGACTTAATAGGCAGACAAAAACTTTTAAACTATGAAGAATTAATCGAAGAAAAGTTAACTAATTATATAGAATATATGAAAAAGAATATGAAAGAAAATATTTTTACATATCCTTTTAATTTAATAACAAAAATAAAGTTATTAAAGTTTAATATAGACAGTCACATTGATCCATCTTCTACAATTACTGACCGTATTTTAATATATACTATTGGATCAATTGTTTCTATTTTTATTATATTTAATGTATTGTTCAACATCTTAATGAGCAAATTTATAACTTTATTGTTAAAAATACTTGATGCTTTTGAAAATTTCTTAAAAACTGAAGAAACATTAATAAATATATTAACTATTATTGGCATTATATTTTTTATTGTCGGTAATGCTTTTCAACTAATAGCTAGCTTCAAAAAATAGCACTTAAAATATTGAGATGGTTTGATAATAACAGTTGACGCACTATCTATATATCGCGAGCGATAAAAATTAAGAGATAAAAATAAAATGAAACAGTCAACATTTGAAGCATTGTTGCGAGTGTACGACCGACTTGACGAGATAGTAAAGGATTTAAATGATTTAGCAGAAATTGAACTAGAGCTAGAAGCATTTGACGATGCTAGTCTACTTCAAACCAGAGCGGATATATTATATGAACAGATGGTTAATTTGGATGTAGTAATTTCAGAACTAGAGGGTTGAGGGGATGGAAGAACTGAAAGCTAAAATCAAAGAATACGGTCGTCTAGCTGCTACATTAAGTCGTCAGGCTGGAGAAATACCTAGTTATCCAAAGGAAAACCGTAAGCAGAAACAAGAACTATTGCGTCAATCTGTAGAAGCCAGTAGGGAATGTAGAGAACTCATACAAAAGTTGAAACGTCTACAAGCTGCTTAAATAGGTTTTGAGAAGCGCACTTCTGATAAACAGTATACCTACAACCCGTTACTATAGCGGGTTTTATTGTCTAGATGTATAAATCAATGTAAATAGTGCGGAAAATGTCATTATCACACTTTAAATTCCTGAAACATCTATCAAATATAGCTTCACTAATCCATAAGTAATCCACATGCGATCG is from Tolypothrix sp. NIES-4075 and encodes:
- a CDS encoding recombinase family protein, producing the protein MVRSKVVTNAVSIYLRVSTEEQSKSGLGIEAQLELCKSVCERFNYEIAGVFTELGVSGKTQPLERPQFQSAIALAKKTKGRIMVAKLDRLSRNLHQATGFLDNVYDCPEILIAENPTASMLELRLKALIAQEERDMISARTKAALEARKARGEISNGTVGRKVHVEKATAATKDAVTRAKELKSQGYSYQKIADVLNVEGFTTSSGGSWHKQSIHRWLNKQ